The Tenebrio molitor chromosome 7, icTenMoli1.1, whole genome shotgun sequence region GTTTGATGCGGGgtttatgaaagaaaaatatccCAAAGACAAAGATTCCGATGTGTTCGGCAGCATAATGGGCGATGTTATTACGGTGTGTCAAGGATGAGAGATTGATAGCTCACGAATCGTAGTTGCGTAACTTTTTGAATTCTGGCTTGGATGGCTGGCTGTCTTCCGTGTCAGAAACATTTCCATTGTGAAATACCGACGCGAGATTATTTCAGTTCgtattatttttaacacttctttttgtttttatccGACTATTTATAAACGTGCAAATCGTTTCGACATTCAGGATTTCCTTTCGTGAGATTAAAACTGGAGTAGATAGAGTTTACGAGTGATTTTATTAACGGTGACCTTGCAATAATCAATTAAGTAGTTATTTATACCGAAACATTCTGAGTCGTTTTATTTTGCAGATTGTGCCACcaagaaaaccaaaagaaaaatcagCACGCCCTACGCCGGTTGTGTTTCTTTATCGCCAATTTTCACCCGGCCAGACAAACTCGCCTTGAGCCAGCAGTTTAACAAAGAAGGTCTCGGAAATCAGCCTCAGGTCGGTGTCTACTCTGTCAATCTTTACcgtattaattttgaaaataattaactgTTATTATCGCAGGTGTGGCCCCAGTCGCCGACCAGCAGCTCTCAGTTGGGAGGTCGCCTTCAAAATTATCCAGAAAACCAGCATCTCGTCAGGTATCAGGGTCAAGAGCACGCCGGCAACAGAATCTTGAGCAGCTCGCCCTTGGTGGTGGGCGAAAGCGGTGCCATGATGGTGCAGCAGACCTCGACGCCGACCAACATATCACACCAGATCCATCAGAACCACCAGAGTACGAACTCGCACAGTTCGAACGTTCACGTTCATCACCAGCACATCATCGGTCCTAACGGACAAGTGATCAGCGTACAGGGACCCATCAATTCGAACCAGGTTTCGTCGAATCAGATCGTCAACACTTCGATGATAGCGAACACGAACAACGGCGTCGTCATACAGGGTCAAAACGTGGTTCCTACACAATCTCATCAACACAGAGTATTCATAAATAGTCAGCCTAGCGAACCCAGCGGTCCTGGTCGGCCTAACATCCAGATGATACCGGTAGGTGTCGCCAATCAACAACAGCAGAGACAAGACGCCCAGAACAGGCTCCACCAGCAGTTCTACAATAACCAACCGCAATATCCCCAGATACAGCAGTATGACGCTTCAAAACAAATGAGGCCCGCATTTTTACCTGgcaataatcaaattatgaaCGGGTTCAGGCCGCAGAACATGGTGAACCCGCAAAATAATCAAATCATGCAGGCTCCAATTATGATCAACAATAACCAGCAGAAATTACAGTGGCCTAACAATAGAATTCAAGCCAATAACGTTAATCAACAGCAAATGGCGGTTCAGAGTTCTCAGTCGCCCAACGCGTACGAAAGAGTGCCTCCTCTGCACCAGCACACGCCGTCACCGACGCTGTGGCAAGACGAGATAAAGAGGAAGAAAGTAAAATTAGGTAAAATCGTTAAAAATCGACCTTACCATAACGTGATGGAATGCCCATCGTTACATGCTCCATGTCCCAATATAGATGTGCGACAAATACCGGCCGAAAACGGGCGGCCAGTCATTATCAACCATCTGCCCCAGAACAGTCAAAATTCCGCTAGTCCTTCGTTCATGGAGGATCCGAGCGGATATCTGGCTCAGCAGACGGCTCTTCTGAATAACACCATCAATCGGCAAACAGGTTGGTATTGTCGCATTTTTGACCGAGTtacaacgaaaaaaaaaatcgttttttaacgtccgtcaaaaaaagtgcaagtttaTTGAttcgtttgcgttcataaaaattgttatctaaacttacgggcgccaaaaattttttgtatgcaactcattagtaaagtatttttttttactcggcggatttgagcactcgcttcgctcgagcgacaaattttccttctcgtaaaaaaagtattactttactcacttgttgcataaataactattagcgTACACCAACAACACTTATAAACGATGATCTGAGATTGCCGATACAATTGTGTTTCGTTTTTCAGGAGCGAACGCGTGCACGGGGATGGTTTGCAACAGTCCGATAACGTCGTCGCACAACCCGCAGACCCACAACCTAACACCGCCTGTACCAAATTCGCAAACAAACGAGGTGCCTTTACCGAGTAACGTGGTGATATCTCATATGAAACAAACACAAAACGTTACAAATCGAACCAATCAAAGTTTAAACGTAGTTAAAACCCAACAAGTTCCTCATAACGTTGTTATGTCACAGCAATATAATCAAATGATGGCACACGGCGTGGCCGACAGTAGCGTCACGAACGATCACGTACAGTGTCAAGGTTGCGTCAGCGACAGTGGACTGTCGAATAATCAACTTAACAAAGGTCACTCGAGACCCAACAGCCAACCCGGCACCCCGAGTTCATCCGGAGGTGGCGCCATCGACGACCCCGTCACATCTTCAACCTACTCCGACAAGCAAGTTAATCTGTCTTCGCCTGATTCGCGGCCCATCCAGGGCGGTACGGTCAGCACCAGCAACGTGTCGCCTCTTGACGGTTCGCAGTCGGATCCCCCGACCCCAAATCCGCACACGCCTACACCCCCGCAAAGAAACGAGAACATCTCGTTCACCGTGTACAACCAGCAGGGACAGGTGCAGCAAGTGAGCCAGTCGAGGGAGATTTGCAGCTCCGTTAATTACCAACCGAAGAGCGAAGCGTGTTGTTCTGCACCTCTTCATCCCAAGTTGAACGGTCCGTACACTTCCGGTGTTGTGACGACGATGGCGAGTGGCAGAACTGTTGGTAGCAACACGATAACGTCGGTGCTCGCTGGTCGAGCCAACACCGCAACTGTTTCGATCAACAGTCCTGCGAATCTTCCTGCTTCGACGACACCGACCACGGTGACGGGTCAAGGGACGCCGGCGGTGCAGACGCATCCTGTCGCCATGAACGTCTCGAAATCTCCTCTGGAGATGGTCCAGAGTGTCGTGAGCAGCATCCAAGTCCCGCATTCACAGAATTACAATTCGGTGGGTTCGACTTCTCACGCTAACCCACAAATCTCGCCGCCTCACATCGTCAAACACTCACCCACGGGTTTACCACCCGGACACATCCTGGTGTCTTCAGGAGGTCAGCTGATCATGGCCAACACGGGTAACAGCCAGTCAGGAGTGATGCCGCCTCCTCCGCCTAAATTGGTTTCCAATCAAGGGATGCCTCCCATATCTGTATCTCCCATGATAACAAATGTGACAGCGGCCGTGAGTCAAGTGATTCCCGCCGTGGCCCAGCAAGTTTTGGGTCAACAAACCGTTTTGGTGAACGCCCTTCCAGCCCCGTTCGTTTTGCAATCGGGAGTTACCATGACCATGGATGGTAGCATGGCGATGGGTCAGAATATGCAATTACCTCAGCTGGTCGCCGGTAATGTCATCCAACAACAGATTCAACTGGACAATTCTGACCCTCGACGCACCACGGCGGCACTGTTGTCACCAGAGAACAAGAAGAAAGGGAAGAAGAGAAAAATGTCGTCGCAGACGGTGGCTAATATGCTCCACATCGCCGCTCAGCAGAATTCTGGCGTTGTGATGTCGCAACAAGGCTTCCCTCAGCAGATACAGATGGCGCACAGTCCGCAAGGTTTGACGGCGGGACCCGTGATGCAAGCCTTGACCATAGTTCCCAGTAAAACGGGCGGACCTCCACAGATCGTGATGAACGGACAACCCATGACCAACACTAGCCCCATCGGTACTCAGCAACTGATCGCCAATTCGCAACCCACCCAACAGATCAATCTTTTGCAACCGGTCAATTTGATCAACGGTACCACTGGCGTCGTACAAAACTTTCCCACCATTCAGCAGTTTATCGTACCGAATTTGGGTGGCATGGTGATGAATCCAGATGGTACGGCCACTCTCTTGCAAGACACGTCCAACCTCGGAATGCAACTGCAGTTGCAGAATGTTAACGGACAAAACGTGTTGACTCCGGTCCAAAACAACGGAATGTTTAACGGAGGACAGAGCATTTTGACTGCTAGTCCGGCAGGGATGGTGATAAGAGCTCCCACGACCTCCCAAGGTAAAATAATTCAGCAGCAGCAGCACAGTCCAGGGGCGCAGTTCTTGTCGCCCAACGGAGGACAATTCGTCGTGAACGGAACTCAGTTCGGCGGTCAATTGAGTCCGCTGGTGGCGAGCGTGAGTCCGTCTCAACAGGTCACCTTCGGGACTTCAACGCCCCAGATTCGACCCACACAAGCCCAGCAGGAATTCATCCAGTGCGGTCAGATGGGCCAGACGCTGATGGTACCGTGCGCGCCGGCGGCCAACATAGCCGTGTCGTCTTCGAACCAGCAGAATACGACTTTCGTCCAGCAGAATACCACGATAGTGCAGCAGCAGACGACGATGGTTTCGAACAGCCAACAGTTGCAGAATTTTCAAGGGAATAACCAGAACAACCAGCCGAACGTCGGAAGAACTACCACGTTGAACGTCGATCAAAATTTCATCATCAGTTCGAACGACAACAAACAGGTCCAGGCGTTGTTGGTGCAGCGCGAGAACCCCCAAAACTCGTACAGACACTCGGTGTCCACCCAGACCGCCGTCAATCAAAACGCGCAAACCGTCACCACCAACACATTCTGCCAAACGTCCACGTTATCCGCGGGCAGCCCACCGGACACCACGACGCACAGTCCGTTGGCGTCCGGCGGTCAAAGTCCACCCACCGCCGACACAACTACCCACTCCGGGAGCACAGACGACGGTTTGTCACCGGCACCGTCGAATTGCTCCGCCACGTGTGACAGCGCAGTGGGAAGACAAGCGTCCTGTACCATGGTAGGTACAGTTCTTGACGATCTCTCTTCGGCTAGATGTCGCCTGTTAaatgttttcttaattgttCCAGGCGATGGTCCATTGCATATCGAGCAGTGAACCGGACTCGGCCGACTTGAACGCGCAAAGCTCGGAACACGATTGGTCGAGAGCTTCGTCCGTCGGTGGCCCTCAGAAGACTGACCTTGCTGACGTCACCAGCGGTCAGTTGCACTTCACCAAAAAACAGGGCACTCCGACCCACGTCGCCTACGCCGAATCGTCGACGATGATGGCCGGATTGCAGTTTATCGGTGATCAAATGAAAGCGCAAGAAGCGGTCGTCAGTTCGCACAACTTCGATAAAATCGTTCAGAAACGAAAAAGTAGCGACACGTTGCTCGTTATGGAGACCCATCACATGCATTCATCCCTTTTTGACGAAGAAGAAGGTAATTAGATCGAGGcgtgttttatttgctttttgCTTTGCGCTGGGATTCTTTCACGTtctcctactttttttttgagtttggGAATGCATGATTACTGACATCTGCACAtcaatcatttatttattgtttgatatccgttattttatttgtgttatTACTTGCAGGATTAAACTAATCCTGTGTGACCACTATTTCAGTAACGAAGCGAAACGTCGGATAAATTGAATTGTATATTTGCAATCGTGGATCATAAAATAAACGTAACGTCGAGATAATAGTTGACATAACCAGTGTTCAACACCGGCGCCTACTCCttgtttaatttacattttacataatcacAGTGTGGAATATTACATGGTGTGGCTAACCTAAACTCATGATTAATAATTGTATAAAGAAATTAACAAAGTGGTGTGtgtgaaattttataaataattcacTTTCATCCTGTCATTTACATATTTCACTTTCGATTACCATTTGTACAAAAATCACATTCATTTCTGGAAGGTGTACAGCTTTTcgcaattattttaaatcgataAAAATCACTTAGAACTTAAGTTTTGTAATTCTTGATCTCTAGATAATGAAAAATCTGAAACAAAGACGGTCCATAACTTTGTTGTTGGCGATTTGGTTTGGGGTCCTGCTAAAACTTGTCCAGCTTGGCCTGGTAAAATAATTGAAGTAGACGGAAACgatgtttctgttaaatggtttggaagtgaaaaattaattacaaaattagacAAAGGTTCCTTGCAAACACTCACAGAAGGTCTAGATGCTCATCACCACGCGCGAAAAAAGTGCAGAACGTGAGTTGGCCACATCATTAGTATTCGTAAATTTCATCAGACAGAcctgtttcttttaaaaacattcatcCCTACGATATGTCGTTTTTCAAAgttccaaaaacaaaaagttccTACAGTGTTGCCACAAAAAGAATGTAAAAGCTTCTAGAAGAGTCACCCAGTAATTGActattttgttgttcttgtttgtcgaattaacaatttttaattgtaagtGAAGTTGCAGATAAGTATAGAGTTTACTCGCTACGACTAAAGATTGATCAAATAActtcttcaaaaattgaaaaaatcaaaaatatgtaCCGTGGAGATTTGTGTAACGAAGAAAAGTAGAGAGGTGTTTGATGATAAACAAGTTTattaaaaagaataaaatggtAACAGTAAAACAGAGATATGAGTAATAAAAGAAGTGAGTATGTTTTTGAATGTCTTCCAATGTTATTCGCTCACTGGTGTATGAAATTTGctgttttagttttctatTGAGTTTTATTTCAGCTTCTTTATTTAGAGcagttgtaaaaattaaattataataaaattaataactgaagtttgattatttttcaaattattttataatttatattgAAACCTCATGTGGCAGCTCTGTTATTTGTTTACCGTTGAATTTGtggcaaatttaatttgaaatcgcaagcattttttttttatagttttatcgtttaacattttttgctgttttataaaattgtgtAAGAGATGTGTTGTAGGGCTGAATAGCAGAAGAAatggataaaaaaaatacgtaatgacaaaatttacatttagcACATCATAATAATTGCACCCGTATCTAACATTTAAATTGTGACGAAGAAATGTACATTTGTCGCTTTTGTTGATGTAGATCTCGCAAACTGAACTCCCACTTGGAGAAAGCCATTCAAGAAGCCATGGCCGAACTGGACAAAGATCTGGAACGGGAGCCAAAGGAACCGGTGAAGATGCAGAGAACGTCTTCGGCCAAGAAAACTAACCGACTAAGAAGCGGCCATCGATAGATCAGAGAATTTTATATCAAATCaatattattaataacaaatGGACCAACATCGAAATCGAATGAAATGTGTATAAATGTACGTAGTTACAAGTTGAGAGAAAAAATGTAgacgaagaaaaacatttttactaacgcttctttaatgtaaaaaaataataatcatagACCGATGTTATAACTGGTATTGATTCCTAGATGATAATATAATCGtaatatataaaatatttttcaaatgccTTTTTTAAACTAGCGTACGATATGGCACCATAAAATAAGCCTaatctttaaaatttgtaCTAACACATATtcaatttatgtaaaaaaaatcataacgtAAATTGGGCTTTCAATAATGTTTGTCTAATTAGTTATGTAATTAAATACATAGAGCTTAGACTTTATCCAAAATATATTGCGGgtcttataaaaataaaatcatttaaatataGAACGACACCTTACAAGTTTTTGTATTTCTAGTCAATGTTTTAAGAGCTGACAGTTAAACGACAATAAAATGTACCATTGGTTTTAAAGCGTTTATTTTTTCGGTACTGTGATATGCTGGAAATATATCCAATATGGGTTCCATTACACTGTTTCGATTTCGTTTCCGAGGTGAACGCTGAATTTCACTTTTCATTCGAGTCACGCGCGTATTAGTTTTCTTAATTTAGCAGTTTCATAATTCTTTGTCAATAACGATGTTTCGTCTCTGCGAACGGCTGTTTGTGTAGTGTTTGTTTCATAAGTATGGTTGTCTTCGATCTCCAcagaaaaacaaagttgagAAGATTAAGTAATGTTGGTTTATTTTCGATTtgatttgaattaaaattgtaaGGGTACTTGCCATGTTTCGAATTCGCTCGAAATGAGTAAGCCATATTTTAATTAGGACTTGTTTAATTTTACACTGCAGGTATTTTTATCACCCTTTCAACACTTGTTAATATGTATAGGTTTTATCagttgcattttattactacTAACAAACCataatcaaattatgaaacgATGCTTACATTAAGTAGTTATTACAgttaagtgaaaattgtacattatatttttatatatgtatttattgtttataatttcttcACTTTAATTATAAGTAGGATGCTTATTTATTACCTTGTGTGGCCTTGAAAGtatcacttttatttttatttaatttctaatGGAGGCTTTCAGATTTGCTTAGTGATTTCGGTCGGGGAGGAGCCATTTTAAGGATACTGGAGCCGAACGAATGACCTACCCTACCGAAACCACCCCGCTACTGTATTACAAGTGTTACTTTCAAGTCTGAAACAATTAACGAATATATTGTAcaagtttaaattaatttcaagcATCAATGTTTGATTATGTCTACGACGATAGCATCACAATAATATCTagattaaaaaagtgaaataggTAAACAGGAGCCGTCCGCTTTAAAACAAATGCATAATAGCATTTCTCGCATCACCCTTAGAGTGGACAAagcattttacatttttttttccttattatgtattatttatttcgccttattatgtatatatttttataggtACCTGTTCTGTGTCACAGATATGGATTGTATAACCGGTGTCATTTTTTGTATTGTGTTTATGGAGTGGTTGTGATAATTGCTACAGGAAAGAGACTACTCTCTAAACACGATTTCGTACTATAATCCAGTGTTAGAGCTACTCGTCACATGAGTGAAGCATGTGCGGTAGCTGTGTCTGTTTCTGTAAATATATTGTATTAATACTTTACTGTTTGGCCTGCTATGTTGTGGTTGAACATTTCTCCAGCCCAATAAATACTGGATTAGAACCGCCTTTTTAATTTTGCGAACGTCGAAAGTACCAAACGTTCCCAAGTACAAGTGAAAACCcaaaaataaagttattttGTAATGCGCCAATGTTTCAAACGTGATACGAAATGTTTAGTAGAATTTGATAACGACGATAAACAGTAATCACTATTAATAAAACGTGTGTGCAACCAACAAAATGCTGGTGTATTACTGGTTGCATGCATAATTTAAGTAAAATTCCATCAGTGCTGTTGCAGGTACAGTCGtgaacagaaaaaaataggacaatgttttttcgctaatgaaagtctgtttgaaattttactttttctatggttactattaaaatatttataatttattgtgTATGTTGTGTTGCATATTTTAATCACATTAATTccgtttttttaattaatattatagCGCTGGGCAATTTGTCTGATCGACATTCCTTCTTCCGCCCTAGTAATTACCAAACACTTCACAATAGCGTTAATtcgagacatttttttaaattcgattCGATAGTTCAGTTTTTGACAACGAAGTgtgacaaatgtcataattttaaaaccaaCCTCAAGCAACTAAATTTTATAGAAGAAAGCTTACTTTGCTTTTTCGCCTtgtcctattttttttttctgtccgcgactgtagATATTGAGATACTTTGATACTTTGGAACAATATTAATGTATACTACTTTATCCTTCAATATTCGGCAGGAGCGAAGTGAATTATTTGCGTTTGATGCAACTCGACTTCACTGAAGCGTGAAGATAACGTTTTGCAGAAAAGTCGACAGGAGCACGTCGGTATTGAAAAGATCAGCCGTAAAGTGGAATGCGGACATTTCTCTTGACGTTATGAGATCGGGTTGCGGCACTCGGCTCGGAATGGGACCTAAATAATGCTTCATGCTCCATTACAAAGCTTTAATGAGATCCCATCTTTATTTCGGTGGTCAAGCCTTCGGTCGCTGTTTCGACAGTGCCGGCGAATAAAATCCAACTTGAGGCAGCAAAAATAATCATTGCGAAGGTCACGCTATCAATCAAGCTTCTGGatgaaaacatttatttgCTTTTATTAGGGAACGATTTCAGTTTTGGACTTGATGAATGTTTGTGTGGTATTTAGCCCTCAAAGCCCACAAAGTCCTCAGACAAGAAAACTAATTACTCAGCCAAGCTTGAGATACGCTTCAATCTAAATCATGCGGGTACTGAACGCATAATGAACTAATGAACAAGATGATTTTCAGACCAAGAAAGGGTGTGAATTAATGCGAGGGGACTTATGCTAATTACACCGTTTAGAATTAGGCGCGCtttgcaataaattaatggCTCGGCTGACAGTGTAGAGAGTTGTGTGTGAGGAATTGTTCTCCTGAGACCGCGATGGAGGAGATGTGACTGCGGAAGTCGAAAGGTAGCGCGTCGTGATGTGATACAATCAATAGCAAAACAttggaaattatttatctCATTAGAGTCACAGATGATACACCAGAGAACGTGGAGAGTGTCGGGAATTTCGCATTTCCGAATTGAATTCGAGCGACGGTAATTTTAGAAAGCGTCGAAAATAAATACGTAGATAAGTATTTTCTTTCACGAATAGAAATGGCTTTCCACACATATCCGCTCTTATACTACACATCCTTCATTTGATTTTCGCActttgcataaaattgactTCTAAATCACTACCTATCGGAATGTCTATTTCCCCTCGTTCGAGCTTTTCCAGGCACAATAGAGACTTGCAATGGAAAAAGTTTTTATTGCATGTAGTTATAGTCAACAGACGAGtgcgaaatttaaatataacgCAAAATTAGAGATAAATACAAATCGACGATGATTTTACCGTAGAAGAATGGATGTGTGCATTTCTTTTCAGGGCTCGGCTATTTCTATAAATTGCAGTGATCTCGGTTCCAAAGAACGGGGGTCGGAAACTTCAGTCTCGAGTTTTCTCACAATGTACTTTCGCGACACTCCATCAGCAAATGACAAAAGAATTTAAGATTGAATGAACTCTCTTCCACAAAATGAGTTCGCACaaaagtattaaaaataactaaTGCTTAAATCCTTAATGGCTCAGGAAACGGCGGAAAGTCGTAATAATCTTTTATTTCcacgtttgttttatttaaagttttttCCACTTCTTCAGTATCTATTACTAGTGGATCGCAAATCTCAACTTAGAATCCGGATTAAATTTGAATGCGTTACTGTGCGGAGAGGTAGTCGCATAAAAATTCATACGAACTCTTATGCTCCGTTAGTTTTTGCCTTTCATGTCTACTTCAACTTTGTTCAGAGTGCGATTATATTATTCAGACATCTAGCGagtcttttgcttttgaaggAATTTTTACAGATACAGACAACTGTTCTTAAATAAATGAACAGACTACGGCCGTTACAAAGGATATAATTGTATGACTACAATGGTTATAAATGATTAATTCACTTTGTTCTTGGCCCTTGAGGCTACGTTTAATTCAGCAAATACGATGTAAACAGACCCTCAAAGACGGAGCaaacaaaataacaattcATCATCggactttttttattaacaaattgaTCTTGCACGCAAACACAGGACTTGGCACGGAAAACGACGAAACAAATTCGTTTTCGAGTCGTGACAACGCAATATCGAAATTAATTACATCCACAGAACGGATGATTACGATCGAATTAACGAAAGTAGTAGGTATTTATTTTCGCCGATTTCTTCTTCTGCAGATATGGAAGAAACAACTCCCTGTCCGGGCGCGCATTTGAGATTTGTGGCAGCGCTTTCCATTCAAAacctatatttttattatttttcagtgATAAACGAGAGGCCCCAAGACAAGCTGCTCTAATAAAATTGGCGAAATGCTCCGCAAATGGTTGAATTTTTCCGTTTGCAAAAAAACGCATCTTTGGCCGTAATCCAGCTCTGCGAGGGTATTGGAGATTTGATGTGTGACATCGGCGGATCTGCTTTGTGCGTCTAAGCCAAGGTAAGGTGGGTAATAAAAGTCGGGTCGGATGAAAAGTTCCCGCATTGCTTTACGACTTATACAAGTTAGAAGGCGAGATCGATGTTTTGTCATCTGGGCTCTATCTGGTCTCGAGCCTCCGTTTATATGCATTCTGAAAGAAAATTGATACATAACAAAGAGCTCTAGTTGCAAATCTCACGCTTTACGGAGATAAGGTTCGGCTCGGGGCTTGCCCGGCCAATCTTAATTTTAGAATCGAACTCGCCCCAACTTTGCCCGagcttttcttttttattctgTAGACAACCTAATTCACATCAGATCAGAGCTGGACCAAATCACTTTAATCCTCCGGGagtaaatattttccttttagTTTATTACTTGACACGCTCCGGGCGACGGAAGGTTGGTGCAGGGAATCCTAagatgattatttttttatacagcaaATAGGCGAAAAAGGGTACTAAGGATAATTATATTTGTCAGGAAAGTATAGTggattaattacatttttcaacatgGTTCTGTTActataatacatttttcaaataaaaccaATTACAGAGAGAATCCATTCTTTACGAATTgctttttgaagtgaaaacttctttaggcgcgccacatacattttattcccgggcagtgaattagtttcatgcgacacggtaaaatcgttcacagcacaagctaaaatccttcgcagcacaagcgaaaatcgttcgcagctcAATCGTCCGCAGATCAGcgacacggcaagctaaaatcaagggagtcgagttttttagcggagcgagcgaaaaacaatcaacgtcacttgtcaattttaaattttcattgtactattccggacacggaatcttggccaacatttctaaaaaaaatgatgtaaaccagtcattactgtcattaataaatgacaattattaaaaatcactttgaagtttttcttgtgacatcaaaagagcagggaaatggcattatcgagtcaaaagttgggttatatccaataaaggccagttcacacatatttgtcagttaaatgtcagtcgtggccaagattccgtgtccggaatagtacatattacttaaaatcagtaatgagcatcatagaagttttcacttctgtcgtgtagtcttaagcacacactttttttttattagcaaatttaattaaactgttAACAAGGTCTAACGAcgaaataaaacataaaacattaaaacacAATTTTGCCAGTCTGTTTATCTCTAAAACCGGACGTGTTTGCAATTAgtattgaaaaacaaaagatttttgatgtttattgaCTAGTGTGATAAGGAACGAAAACTGGACTGAAAACAAGAACAAACTGTCAAGAGTGACGGTTAATAACGAATTAAAATTGAGcatctgtttcaaaaaggcggcgcaataatattttttccaaacctAGCTTGACCCGACAATGATTTATAGATACCCTATAGTTTGCCGCTTCTTCTGGATtcgtaaatttgacatttgacagctcaCACTTGTCACTTTGCAGCTTTCattgtttatcatttttcaaagtgTTAATTAAGGTTTGCCGAGTTATTTAGGGCAGCG contains the following coding sequences:
- the LOC138134334 gene encoding methyl-CpG-binding domain protein 5/6 homolog sba-like isoform X3 is translated as MAGKPELSATPGVQNVVVYVSNDNFAQAYAVGQQNVAPNGHGAAYANTPHSMAAVVGPSKPYPDKQALLKPPDYATNGQIVNDSLHQQGGYFISQNGFSQPFGYVNQVKNYTGGNGDVLSGERQAGPGRPDLKECDNHDAFVESSYVTVMGAEGPPQSVRCDSVRSETAESSCSSLSSADEGMVVVQNQPSEMVVYDSSVSVRPGGVVFAVGPTTGVQQQHQPSIGVPYGWKRLLNNGSIMYISPSNTALSSPEQVKEYLLSTGTCKCGLECHFKYDSTFNFDPKVASKPWTLTPDTNTGDLTKLCNHKRKIMAMASLDCKPPDPSMKLRKDCATKKTKRKISTPYAGCVSLSPIFTRPDKLALSQQFNKEGLGNQPQVWPQSPTSSSQLGGRLQNYPENQHLVRYQGQEHAGNRILSSSPLVVGESGAMMVQQTSTPTNISHQIHQNHQSTNSHSSNVHVHHQHIIGPNGQVISVQGPINSNQVSSNQIVNTSMIANTNNGVVIQGQNVVPTQSHQHRVFINSQPSEPSGPGRPNIQMIPVGVANQQQQRQDAQNRLHQQFYNNQPQYPQIQQYDASKQMRPAFLPGNNQIMNGFRPQNMVNPQNNQIMQAPIMINNNQQKLQWPNNRIQANNVNQQQMAVQSSQSPNAYERVPPLHQHTPSPTLWQDEIKRKKVKLGKIVKNRPYHNVMECPSLHAPCPNIDVRQIPAENGRPVIINHLPQNSQNSASPSFMEDPSGYLAQQTALLNNTINRQTGANACTGMVCNSPITSSHNPQTHNLTPPVPNSQTNEVPLPSNVVISHMKQTQNVTNRTNQSLNVVKTQQVPHNVVMSQQYNQMMAHGVADSSVTNDHVQCQGCVSDSGLSNNQLNKGHSRPNSQPGTPSSSGGGAIDDPVTSSTYSDKQVNLSSPDSRPIQGGTVSTSNVSPLDGSQSDPPTPNPHTPTPPQRNENISFTVYNQQGQVQQVSQSREICSSVNYQPKSEACCSAPLHPKLNGPYTSGVVTTMASGRTVGSNTITSVLAGRANTATVSINSPANLPASTTPTTVTGQGTPAVQTHPVAMNVSKSPLEMVQSVVSSIQVPHSQNYNSVGSTSHANPQISPPHIVKHSPTGLPPGHILVSSGGQLIMANTGNSQSGVMPPPPPKLVSNQGMPPISVSPMITNVTAAVSQVIPAVAQQVLGQQTVLVNALPAPFVLQSGVTMTMDGSMAMGQNMQLPQLVAGNVIQQQIQLDNSDPRRTTAALLSPENKKKGKKRKMSSQTVANMLHIAAQQNSGVVMSQQGFPQQIQMAHSPQGLTAGPVMQALTIVPSKTGGPPQIVMNGQPMTNTSPIGTQQLIANSQPTQQINLLQPVNLINGTTGVVQNFPTIQQFIVPNLGGMVMNPDGTATLLQDTSNLGMQLQLQNVNGQNVLTPVQNNGMFNGGQSILTASPAGMVIRAPTTSQGKIIQQQQHSPGAQFLSPNGGQFVVNGTQFGGQLSPLVASVSPSQQVTFGTSTPQIRPTQAQQEFIQCGQMGQTLMVPCAPAANIAVSSSNQQNTTFVQQNTTIVQQQTTMVSNSQQLQNFQGNNQNNQPNVGRTTTLNVDQNFIISSNDNKQVQALLVQRENPQNSYRHSVSTQTAVNQNAQTVTTNTFCQTSTLSAGSPPDTTTHSPLASGGQSPPTADTTTHSGSTDDGLSPAPSNCSATCDSAVGRQASCTMAMVHCISSSEPDSADLNAQSSEHDWSRASSVGGPQKTDLADVTSGQLHFTKKQGTPTHVAYAESSTMMAGLQFIGDQMKAQEAVVSSHNFDKIVQKRKSSDTLLVMETHHMHSSLFDEEEDLAN